In one window of Mytilus trossulus isolate FHL-02 chromosome 7, PNRI_Mtr1.1.1.hap1, whole genome shotgun sequence DNA:
- the LOC134726465 gene encoding uncharacterized protein LOC134726465, translating into MSGQNNADTVSDLNYILCEGARSPTLTCSPSQIIIIEDAVYGRTDSIVCPHPSVKSSVSYSCKRTDTNRVASKCDYNQICLPDSSNKDGDPCPGTYKYLNVTYRCVEGMTTNYINQSTSTPSKVDSNKSIAGLVAGIVTGFGFIALVVVIFILRRFSFSCFARKVPNENEVDEQDYTGDQIVSYINSNASAIQKDNHYYATLGNETDGHNYGELENSPQCAIEYHTNEPHSYMTVYDSLDQNRQSAITNATYEEVQQKDNGSTSILGKTGDKHYDYAEFETNLTARDDSS; encoded by the exons ATGTCAGGCCAAAATAATGCTGATACAG tttcagatCTGAATTACATTCTATGTGAAGGTGCCAGAAGTCCAACGCTTACCTGTTCTCCATCACAAATCATCATAATTGAAGATGCCGTTTATGGTAGAACAGACTCCATTGTGTGTCCTCACCCAAGTGTTAAATCTAGCGTGTCCTATTCGTGTAAAAGGACAGATACCAACCGTGTAGCGAGTAAATGTGATTACAACCAAATATGTTTACCAGATTCTTCGAATAAAGATGGAGATCCTTGCCCTGGTACATACAAATACCTAAATGTGACTTACAGGTGTGTCGAAG GTATGACAACAAACTACATAAATCAATCCACATCTACTCCTTCAAAAGTGGATAGCAACAAAAGCATAGCag GTTTGGTTGCAGGTAttgtaactggttttggtttcATTGCTTTGGTAGTTGTTATCTTCATACTTAGACG tttCTCTTTTTCCTGTTTTGCAAGGAAAGTTCCAAATGAAAATGAAGTTGACGAACAAGATTATACAGGGGATCAAATTGTTTCTTACATTAACTCAAACGCTTCTGCTATTCAAAAAGACAATCATTACTATGCCACACTTGGAAATGAAACAGATGGTCATAATTATGGAGAATTGGAAAATTCTCCACAGTGTGCAATCGAATACCATACTAACGAACCGCATTCTTATATGACCGTGTATGATTCTCTTGACCAGAATAGACAATCGGCAATAACTAATGCGACATATGAAGAAGTTCAACAAAAAGACAATGGTTCAACATCAATTCTTGGAAAAACTGGAGACAAACATTATGATTATGCAGAATTTGAAACAAACTTAACAGCACGCGATGATTCTAGTTAA
- the LOC134725195 gene encoding uncharacterized protein LOC134725195 isoform X1 produces the protein MEIYSYSIILIAVILCEEIQTQQCVKKKCESKNGRYKSCKINSVPDDNFITSVTVEDEKGSNESNEGCTFNVTYGYTTNTIWVNKGCRADFIACYSRATTLSSPASSTETDEFSTESSSPTKITTLPGMTTKHANQSTSRPMKMGSNKNTAGLVGGIIAGVGFVAVALLVLTFILKRFSLYCFARKVPYENKNDEENYTGNQNEAYTNSNASNIQGNNKNYTTLGNERDTHYYKETRNSPQRESEYYNIEPPQSQIEYHTNEPHSYMTVYDSLDQNKQSSLTNATYEEVQQKEKGSTKILGKNGDKHYDYAEFASSITNSQDSTNSNISSEPHEYFILDPKEITYENHKYHSSGKESYSSQTKDYFVLDPKETGFDRSTIKNLDNS, from the exons ATGGAGATATATTCATATTCAATTATCCTAATTGCTGTGATTTTGTGTGAAGAAATAC AAACCCAACAGTGTGTCAAGAAGAAATGCGAAAGCAAAAATGGTAGATACAAGTCCTGTAAAATTAATTCAGTACCAGATGATAACTTCATCACTTCTGTGACTGTCGAAGATGAAAAAGGGTCTAATGAAAGTAATGAAGGTTGTACATTCAATGTTACCTATGGGTACACTACCAACACAATATGGGTAAATAAAGGATGCAGAGCGGACTTTATAGCTTGCTACAGTAGAGCAACAA CTTTATCTTCACCCGCGTCTTCAACAGAAACGGACGAATTTTCAACAGAATCTTCAAGTCCCACTAAAATAACAACACTGCCAG GTATGACAACAAAACATGCCAACCAATCCACATCGAGGCCAATGAAGATGGGTAGCAACAAAAACACAGCAG GACTGGTAGGAGGCATTATAGCAGGTGTTGGTTTCGTTGCTGTTGCTTTACTAGTTTTAACCTTCATACTTAAACG tttctcGTTGTATTGTTTTGCAAGGAAGGTGCCCTacgaaaacaaaaatgatgaagAAAATTATACAGGAAATCAAAATGAAGCTTACACTAATTCAAACGCTTCTAATATTcaaggaaataataaaaactataccACACTTGGAAATGAAAGAGATACTCATTACTACAAAGAAACGAGAAATTCACCGCAAAGAGAAAGTGAATACTATAATATTGAACCTCCACAAAGTCAAATCGAATACCATACTAACGAACCACATTCTTATATGACCGTATATGATTCTCTTGATCAGAATAAACAATCGTCATTGACTAATGCCACATACGAGGAAGTCCAACAAAAAGAGAAAGGTTCAACCAAAATTCTTGGAAAAAATGGAGACAAACATTACGATTATGCTGAGTTTGCTTCAAGCATTACAAATTCACAAGATAGTACTAATTCAAATATATCGAGTGAGCCACACGAATACTTTATACTTGATCCAAAAGAAATTACGTACGAAAATCATAAATATCACAGTTCTGGGAAAGAATCCTATTCTAGTCAGACAAAGGACTACTTTGTACTTGACCCAAAAGAAACAGGCTTTGACAGAAGCACAATTAAAAATTTGGATAATTCTTGA
- the LOC134725195 gene encoding uncharacterized protein LOC134725195 isoform X2 — MEIYSYSIILIAVILCEEIQTQQCVKKKCESKNGRYKSCKINSVPDDNFITSVTVEDEKGSNESNEGCTFNVTYGYTTNTIWVNKGCRADFIACYSRATSMTTKHANQSTSRPMKMGSNKNTAGLVGGIIAGVGFVAVALLVLTFILKRFSLYCFARKVPYENKNDEENYTGNQNEAYTNSNASNIQGNNKNYTTLGNERDTHYYKETRNSPQRESEYYNIEPPQSQIEYHTNEPHSYMTVYDSLDQNKQSSLTNATYEEVQQKEKGSTKILGKNGDKHYDYAEFASSITNSQDSTNSNISSEPHEYFILDPKEITYENHKYHSSGKESYSSQTKDYFVLDPKETGFDRSTIKNLDNS, encoded by the exons ATGGAGATATATTCATATTCAATTATCCTAATTGCTGTGATTTTGTGTGAAGAAATAC AAACCCAACAGTGTGTCAAGAAGAAATGCGAAAGCAAAAATGGTAGATACAAGTCCTGTAAAATTAATTCAGTACCAGATGATAACTTCATCACTTCTGTGACTGTCGAAGATGAAAAAGGGTCTAATGAAAGTAATGAAGGTTGTACATTCAATGTTACCTATGGGTACACTACCAACACAATATGGGTAAATAAAGGATGCAGAGCGGACTTTATAGCTTGCTACAGTAGAGCAACAA GTATGACAACAAAACATGCCAACCAATCCACATCGAGGCCAATGAAGATGGGTAGCAACAAAAACACAGCAG GACTGGTAGGAGGCATTATAGCAGGTGTTGGTTTCGTTGCTGTTGCTTTACTAGTTTTAACCTTCATACTTAAACG tttctcGTTGTATTGTTTTGCAAGGAAGGTGCCCTacgaaaacaaaaatgatgaagAAAATTATACAGGAAATCAAAATGAAGCTTACACTAATTCAAACGCTTCTAATATTcaaggaaataataaaaactataccACACTTGGAAATGAAAGAGATACTCATTACTACAAAGAAACGAGAAATTCACCGCAAAGAGAAAGTGAATACTATAATATTGAACCTCCACAAAGTCAAATCGAATACCATACTAACGAACCACATTCTTATATGACCGTATATGATTCTCTTGATCAGAATAAACAATCGTCATTGACTAATGCCACATACGAGGAAGTCCAACAAAAAGAGAAAGGTTCAACCAAAATTCTTGGAAAAAATGGAGACAAACATTACGATTATGCTGAGTTTGCTTCAAGCATTACAAATTCACAAGATAGTACTAATTCAAATATATCGAGTGAGCCACACGAATACTTTATACTTGATCCAAAAGAAATTACGTACGAAAATCATAAATATCACAGTTCTGGGAAAGAATCCTATTCTAGTCAGACAAAGGACTACTTTGTACTTGACCCAAAAGAAACAGGCTTTGACAGAAGCACAATTAAAAATTTGGATAATTCTTGA